The following proteins are co-located in the Heteronotia binoei isolate CCM8104 ecotype False Entrance Well chromosome 21, APGP_CSIRO_Hbin_v1, whole genome shotgun sequence genome:
- the LOC132588773 gene encoding ferritin heavy chain: MASSPSQVRQNYHQDCEATINRQINLELYASYVYLSMSYYFDRDDVALKNFAKYFLHQSHEEREHAEKLMKLQNQRGGRIFLQDIKKPDRDDWESGLTAMECALHLEKNVNQSLLELHKLATDKNDPHLCDFIETHYLDEQVKSIKELGDHVTNLRKMGAPKSGMAEYLFDKHTLGESDNEN, translated from the exons ATGGCTTCGTCTCCTTCCCAGGTGCGCCAGAACTACCATCAGGACTGCGAAGCGACCATCAACCGGCAGATCAACCTGGAGCTTTACGCTTCCTACGTGTACCTCAGCATG TCCTACTACTTTGACCGTGATGATGTGGCGCTGAAGAACTTCGCTAAGTACTTCTTGCACCAGTCTCATGAGGAGCGAGAACATGCAGAGAAACTTATGAAGCTGCAGAACCAGAGGGGTGGTCGTATTTTCCTACAGGACATCAAG AAACCAGATCGTGATGATTGGGAGAGTGGACTGACAGCAATGGAGTGTGCTTTGCACTTGGAGAAGAATGTGAACCAGTCTCTATTGGAACTTCATAAACTGGCAACTGACAAAAATGATCCCCAT TTATGTGACTTCATTGAAACACACTATCTGGATGAGCAGGTCAAATCTATCAAGGAGCTGGGTGATCATGTGACCAATCTGCGCAAGATGGGGGCACCAAAATCTGGAATGGCAGAGTACCTATTTGACAAGCACACCTTGGGAGAAAGTGACAATGAGAACTAG